In a genomic window of Thiosocius teredinicola:
- a CDS encoding multiheme c-type cytochrome, with amino-acid sequence MSQAKSAAGCRVVRRLLTFTLLLAAGTVFAARPAGEIGKDWGDPAGQECVECHWTENPGLTQEWNNSQHGQSGVNCLDCHKAEKGDKDAFMHKKQLISIIVSPKDCSRCHTTEFEEMDGSHHSHAGRILASLDNLLGEVVGGPAAVNAGCRQCHGAKIEVGKDGKPIPTTWPNTGIGRLNPDGSEGSCTACHGRHRFSKAQARTPDTCGKCHVGPDHPQIEVYNESKHGIIYRAKVDEMNLESDKWVAGVDYSAAPTCATCHMSRAGDQPKTHNVGDRISWTLRPPISQKINLVRLDNGQEKDIPGDNPELPKVGSSPDWAEGAKVVEVLTWKDRREKMAEVCAACHSEGVIEGHYKQFDDVVDLYNDKFAKPIAAVMTELKENGYISKSPFDEQIEWTWWEIWHHEGRRARHGASMNGPDYTWWHGLYEVAKHTYFKWIPELKEVVHKKDGNEKFADEMLAKYFKPIDGHSWYFDGMSKDQIDKVRKGFEERYGKGSLK; translated from the coding sequence ATGAGCCAAGCGAAGAGCGCGGCTGGCTGCCGCGTCGTCCGTCGTCTGCTGACTTTCACCCTGCTTCTCGCTGCCGGCACCGTGTTTGCCGCGCGTCCGGCTGGTGAAATCGGCAAGGACTGGGGGGATCCTGCCGGCCAGGAATGTGTCGAATGTCACTGGACCGAGAACCCTGGTCTGACCCAGGAATGGAACAACAGCCAACACGGCCAATCAGGCGTCAACTGTCTGGATTGCCACAAGGCCGAGAAAGGCGACAAAGACGCCTTCATGCACAAAAAGCAGCTGATCTCGATCATCGTCAGTCCGAAAGACTGCTCGCGCTGCCACACCACCGAATTCGAGGAAATGGACGGCTCGCACCACTCGCACGCCGGCCGCATCCTCGCATCGCTCGACAACCTGCTGGGTGAAGTGGTCGGCGGGCCGGCCGCGGTCAACGCCGGCTGTCGGCAATGTCACGGCGCCAAGATCGAGGTCGGTAAAGACGGCAAGCCGATCCCGACGACCTGGCCGAACACCGGCATCGGTCGTTTGAACCCGGATGGTTCGGAAGGCTCGTGCACCGCCTGTCACGGTCGCCACCGCTTCTCCAAGGCCCAGGCCCGTACGCCGGATACCTGCGGTAAGTGCCATGTCGGCCCCGACCATCCGCAGATCGAGGTCTACAACGAGTCGAAGCACGGCATCATCTACCGCGCCAAGGTCGACGAGATGAATCTCGAATCCGACAAGTGGGTTGCCGGTGTCGACTATTCGGCCGCACCGACCTGCGCGACCTGCCACATGAGCCGCGCCGGTGACCAACCGAAAACCCACAACGTCGGTGACCGCATCTCGTGGACGTTGCGTCCACCGATCTCACAGAAGATCAACTTGGTGCGCCTCGACAACGGCCAGGAAAAAGACATTCCGGGCGACAATCCGGAACTGCCGAAGGTCGGTTCTTCGCCGGACTGGGCCGAGGGTGCCAAGGTGGTCGAGGTGCTGACCTGGAAAGACCGTCGCGAAAAGATGGCCGAGGTCTGTGCCGCGTGCCACAGCGAAGGCGTGATCGAAGGTCACTACAAGCAGTTCGATGATGTGGTCGACCTGTACAACGACAAGTTCGCCAAGCCGATCGCGGCCGTCATGACCGAGTTGAAAGAGAACGGCTATATCTCGAAGAGCCCATTCGACGAGCAGATCGAATGGACCTGGTGGGAGATCTGGCACCACGAAGGTCGGCGGGCACGTCACGGCGCCTCGATGAACGGCCCGGACTACACCTGGTGGCACGGCCTGTACGAAGTGGCCAAGCACACCTACTTCAAGTGGATTCCGGAACTCAAAGAGGTCGTGCACAAGAAAGACGGCAACGAGAAGTTTGCCGACGAGATGCTCGCCAAGTACTTCAAGCCGATCGATGGTCACTCATGGTACTTCGACGGTATGAGCAAGGATCAGATCGACAAAGTTCGTAAGGGATTCGAAGAGCGCTACGGCAAGGGCAGCCTGAAGTAG
- a CDS encoding DMT family transporter, which translates to MRRLFDHPRVLLACCALFWAGNFVLARAMHESIPPIALAFWRWAGACALILPFAWRPLRAQWPLIRAHFWHMLILAVLGVSGYNTLVYWGLQTTTATSSVLIQSTLPVQILFLNWLIFRAPFHALELFSVLLSLSGVVVIITGGDITDWLRGEWGSGDLWILTAVLVWAAYTVLLRWRPAGLDPMAFLGFILIAGWLVLVPFYLAERHLLGPMQWNLPVAATVLYVAAFPSALAYIFWNRGVAAIGANAAGHIIHLMPVFGTLMAVMFLGERFTSHHALGAALVAAGIALTWRREKAPPGGAQ; encoded by the coding sequence GTGCGTCGACTCTTTGATCATCCCCGTGTGTTGTTGGCTTGCTGTGCCTTGTTCTGGGCCGGCAACTTCGTCCTTGCGCGGGCAATGCACGAATCGATTCCGCCGATCGCCTTGGCGTTCTGGCGTTGGGCGGGGGCCTGCGCGTTGATATTGCCCTTTGCATGGCGTCCGCTGCGTGCGCAATGGCCGCTGATCAGGGCGCATTTTTGGCACATGCTGATACTCGCCGTACTCGGCGTGTCGGGCTACAACACGCTGGTCTATTGGGGGCTGCAGACGACGACCGCCACCAGCAGCGTGCTGATCCAATCGACCCTGCCGGTGCAGATACTGTTTCTCAACTGGTTGATCTTTCGCGCGCCGTTTCATGCACTCGAGCTGTTCTCGGTGCTGTTGTCGCTGTCCGGCGTCGTCGTGATCATCACTGGCGGCGATATCACCGATTGGCTGCGCGGCGAATGGGGCAGCGGCGACCTGTGGATACTGACTGCGGTGCTGGTGTGGGCTGCATACACCGTGCTGCTGCGCTGGCGGCCGGCGGGACTCGATCCCATGGCCTTCCTCGGCTTCATCTTGATCGCGGGTTGGCTGGTGCTGGTGCCGTTTTATCTTGCCGAGCGCCATCTGCTCGGGCCGATGCAATGGAACCTGCCGGTCGCCGCGACGGTGCTCTACGTCGCTGCATTTCCGTCTGCGCTGGCCTATATCTTCTGGAACCGGGGCGTTGCGGCCATCGGTGCGAATGCGGCCGGGCACATCATCCACCTGATGCCGGTGTTCGGCACCTTGATGGCGGTAATGTTCCTCGGTGAGCGCTTCACCAGTCACCACGCCCTGGGTGCGGCGCTGGTGGCCGCAGGAATTGCGCTGACCTGGCGCAGAGAAAAAGCGCCGCCCGGCGGCGCTCAGTGA
- the queG gene encoding tRNA epoxyqueuosine(34) reductase QueG — MTECSDIDLPALATQIKQWGKELGFQQVGITDTHLDEAEGHLHRWLANGFHGDMDYMQRHGSKRIRPAELVPGTMRVISVRMDYLPNEPDPRAILDDPVQAFISRYALGRDYHKVLRNRLQKLAHKIEAHVGPFGYRAFVDSAPVMEKALAEKAGLGWIGKHSNLINRDAGSWFFLGELYTDLPLPTDAAGEAHCGTCQACIDVCPTQAIVAPYQVDARRCISYLTIELDGAIPLALRRGIGNRIYGCDDCQQVCPWNRFASPTDEGDFRPRHGLDRTDLLTLFAWDEAAFMRHTEGSAIRRIGYHRWSRNIAVALGNADFDPGIVSALERRLEYETQPMVCEHLRWALDQQRAKRSA; from the coding sequence ATGACCGAATGCAGCGACATCGATCTGCCGGCGTTGGCGACGCAAATCAAACAGTGGGGCAAGGAACTTGGCTTCCAACAGGTCGGCATCACCGACACCCATCTCGATGAGGCGGAAGGTCACCTGCACAGATGGCTGGCGAACGGTTTTCACGGCGACATGGACTACATGCAGCGCCACGGCAGCAAGCGAATCCGACCAGCAGAGCTGGTACCGGGAACGATGCGGGTGATTTCTGTACGCATGGATTACCTGCCGAACGAACCCGATCCACGTGCGATTCTCGACGACCCGGTGCAAGCATTCATCTCGCGCTATGCACTGGGTCGCGATTACCACAAGGTGTTGCGCAATCGCCTGCAAAAGCTTGCGCACAAGATCGAAGCGCACGTCGGCCCCTTCGGTTATCGCGCATTCGTGGACTCCGCGCCGGTTATGGAAAAAGCGCTGGCGGAGAAAGCCGGACTCGGCTGGATCGGCAAACACAGCAACCTGATCAATCGCGATGCCGGCTCTTGGTTTTTTCTCGGCGAGTTGTATACCGACCTGCCGCTGCCGACAGATGCGGCAGGCGAAGCACACTGCGGCACCTGTCAGGCCTGTATCGACGTGTGTCCCACCCAGGCAATCGTGGCGCCGTACCAGGTCGATGCCCGCCGTTGTATTTCGTACCTGACGATCGAACTCGACGGCGCGATCCCCCTGGCGCTGCGCCGCGGCATCGGCAATCGAATCTATGGCTGTGACGACTGTCAGCAGGTCTGTCCATGGAATCGCTTCGCCTCACCTACCGACGAAGGCGATTTTCGCCCGCGCCACGGACTGGATCGTACCGACCTGCTGACATTGTTCGCGTGGGACGAAGCTGCGTTCATGCGCCATACGGAGGGCTCCGCCATCCGTCGCATCGGGTATCACCGCTGGTCACGCAATATCGCCGTCGCACTCGGCAACGCCGACTTCGACCCGGGAATCGTCAGCGCGCTCGAACGTCGGTTGGAATACGAAACGCAGCCGATGGTCTGCGAACACCTGCGCTGGGCGCTCGATCAACAGCGGGCAAAACGATCAGCGTGA
- a CDS encoding Crp/Fnr family transcriptional regulator, producing the protein MHSTGVPIDVDMMEGLTLFNGLGRERVEALADGGWTVEHARSVRVIGRGDHIDGLYGVFDGRLKLYMLSCNGDERVLRVLRPGDTFGEAIMFNAIPSPVYVETLSPARLGYFPRELINEALASDPEFTNSMLRGMSVMMRELIQDLETCCMQTAMQRTVSYLLREASAAPSPNLEVNLPAPKAVVASTLNISAETFSRELHRLQGEGFIEINRRTIYLRDPEALQTMVDGLSPETSH; encoded by the coding sequence ATGCATTCCACCGGAGTTCCCATCGACGTCGACATGATGGAAGGCCTTACCTTGTTCAACGGTCTGGGGCGGGAGCGTGTCGAGGCGCTGGCCGATGGTGGTTGGACCGTCGAGCATGCCCGATCGGTTCGCGTGATCGGTCGCGGCGATCATATCGATGGCCTGTACGGCGTGTTTGACGGCCGCTTGAAGCTTTATATGTTGTCGTGCAACGGCGACGAGCGTGTGCTGCGCGTACTGCGCCCGGGCGACACCTTTGGCGAGGCGATCATGTTCAACGCGATCCCGAGCCCGGTGTATGTCGAAACCCTGTCACCGGCGCGTCTCGGCTACTTTCCGCGTGAACTCATCAACGAGGCGTTGGCCAGCGACCCGGAATTCACCAACTCCATGCTGCGCGGCATGAGCGTGATGATGCGCGAACTGATCCAGGACCTTGAAACCTGCTGTATGCAGACAGCGATGCAGCGCACCGTGTCTTACCTGCTGCGCGAGGCCTCGGCAGCGCCTTCGCCGAACCTCGAAGTGAACCTGCCGGCCCCCAAGGCGGTTGTCGCCAGCACCTTGAACATCTCGGCGGAAACTTTTTCGCGCGAGCTGCATCGCCTGCAGGGCGAAGGCTTTATCGAAATCAATCGTCGTACCATCTATCTGCGTGATCCAGAGGCGCTGCAGACTATGGTGGACGGCTTGTCGCCTGAAACTTCGCACTGA
- a CDS encoding M48 family metallopeptidase has protein sequence METFTLIFLIVVAAGLGLQLWLSGRQAAYVRSHSAAVPEAFSGKISLDQHRTAAEYTLARLAIQRWDLLLTTLLLLFWTLGGGLDLLDTALSGLGLSSPWHGVALILATIFIGAAIELPLSIWSTFVIEARFGFNRTTPGGFAKDKLLAIVLTLMLGIPLVAIILWLMARAGSYWWFWAWVVWMGFTLFITWAYPVWIAPIFNTFKPLEDSTLRQRLESLLARCGFKSNGMFVMDGSRRSAHGNAYFTGFGANKRIVFFDTLLDGLDVDEIEAVLAHELGHFKRHHITKMLLISSALSLAGLGLLGWLAQQPWFYSGLGVQRTSPEMALVLFMFVLPAFTVFVGPLMARLSRRHEFEADTFAAQQTDPSHLISGLVKMYRDNASTLTPDPLYSAFYHSHPPAPVRIAHLSSKLAT, from the coding sequence ATGGAAACATTTACGCTGATTTTTCTGATCGTCGTCGCCGCCGGCCTCGGGCTGCAGTTGTGGCTAAGCGGACGCCAGGCGGCCTATGTGAGGTCGCATTCGGCAGCAGTCCCCGAGGCGTTCAGCGGCAAGATATCGCTCGATCAGCACCGCACGGCCGCCGAATACACGCTGGCGCGTCTCGCCATTCAACGCTGGGATCTGCTGCTGACAACCCTGCTGCTGCTGTTCTGGACACTCGGCGGCGGCCTCGATCTGCTGGATACCGCGCTGTCCGGTCTCGGCCTGTCGTCGCCATGGCATGGCGTGGCGTTGATCCTGGCCACGATCTTCATCGGCGCCGCGATCGAACTGCCCTTGTCGATCTGGTCGACCTTCGTCATCGAGGCGCGCTTCGGTTTCAATCGCACCACTCCGGGCGGGTTTGCCAAGGACAAGCTGTTGGCGATCGTGCTGACGCTGATGCTGGGCATACCGCTGGTCGCCATCATCCTGTGGCTGATGGCACGTGCGGGCAGCTATTGGTGGTTCTGGGCGTGGGTCGTCTGGATGGGATTCACCCTGTTTATCACCTGGGCCTACCCAGTATGGATAGCCCCGATATTCAATACCTTCAAACCGCTCGAGGATTCGACCCTGCGCCAACGCTTGGAATCCCTGCTCGCACGCTGCGGTTTCAAGAGCAACGGCATGTTCGTGATGGATGGGTCGCGTCGCTCGGCGCACGGCAACGCCTATTTCACCGGCTTCGGCGCCAACAAGCGCATCGTGTTCTTCGATACCTTGCTCGACGGCCTCGACGTGGATGAAATCGAGGCGGTGCTCGCGCATGAACTGGGGCATTTCAAGCGTCACCACATCACCAAGATGCTGCTGATTTCGTCAGCGCTGTCGTTGGCCGGACTGGGTCTGCTCGGCTGGCTTGCGCAGCAGCCCTGGTTCTACAGCGGGCTCGGCGTGCAACGCACCTCGCCGGAGATGGCGCTGGTGCTGTTCATGTTCGTGCTACCGGCTTTCACCGTGTTCGTCGGCCCGCTGATGGCGCGGCTTTCGCGACGCCACGAGTTCGAGGCAGACACCTTCGCCGCGCAGCAGACCGATCCCAGCCATCTGATCAGCGGACTGGTCAAGATGTACCGCGACAACGCCAGTACGTTGACGCCCGACCCACTGTATTCTGCGTTCTATCACAGTCACCCACCGGCACCCGTGCGCATCGCGCACCTGTCCTCTAAACTGGCAACCTGA
- a CDS encoding cytochrome c translates to MSTITRVSLMISLLALALGAQSAEFDAKAYHDNKCMGCHDTGVYTREDRRVTSMAALESQVARCDANLGTKLFPDDLSLLVDHLNTSYYKFAK, encoded by the coding sequence ATGTCTACGATTACCCGTGTTTCGTTGATGATTTCGCTGCTGGCGCTCGCGCTTGGCGCTCAATCCGCTGAATTCGACGCCAAGGCCTACCACGACAACAAATGTATGGGATGCCACGATACCGGCGTGTACACGCGCGAAGATCGTCGCGTGACCTCGATGGCGGCACTCGAAAGCCAGGTGGCGCGCTGCGACGCCAACCTCGGCACCAAACTATTTCCAGACGACCTGTCGCTGCTCGTCGACCACCTGAACACCAGCTACTACAAGTTCGCAAAATAA
- the orn gene encoding oligoribonuclease produces the protein MPVADTNLIWIDLEMTGLDPQNDQIIEIATVVTDSELNELAEGPVFAIHQPDEILNGMDEWNTKQHGGSGLTERVRNSSISTAAAESETVTFLQQWVGQGASPMCGNSICQDRRFMARLMPTLEAYFHYRNLDVSSLKELAKRWAPEVYKGFSKDSSHLALDDIRDSIAELRYYRERFLKF, from the coding sequence ATGCCGGTTGCCGATACCAATCTGATCTGGATCGACCTCGAAATGACGGGGCTCGACCCGCAGAACGATCAGATCATCGAAATCGCCACGGTGGTCACCGACTCCGAACTCAACGAACTCGCCGAGGGACCGGTGTTCGCCATCCATCAGCCGGACGAGATACTCAATGGCATGGACGAATGGAACACCAAGCAGCACGGTGGGTCCGGACTCACCGAACGGGTGCGTAACAGCAGTATCAGTACGGCAGCGGCCGAAAGTGAAACCGTGACCTTTCTGCAGCAATGGGTCGGGCAGGGTGCTTCACCGATGTGCGGCAACTCGATCTGTCAGGATCGGCGTTTCATGGCACGCCTGATGCCCACGCTCGAGGCGTATTTCCATTACCGAAATCTCGACGTATCCAGCCTTAAGGAGCTGGCCAAGCGGTGGGCGCCCGAGGTGTACAAGGGGTTTTCGAAAGACTCTTCGCATCTCGCGCTGGACGATATCCGCGATTCGATCGCCGAGTTGCGTTACTACCGGGAACGCTTTCTGAAGTTTTGA
- the tsaE gene encoding tRNA (adenosine(37)-N6)-threonylcarbamoyltransferase complex ATPase subunit type 1 TsaE — MTGRTFHPQDEISQEAVGAALARSWRDERVLIYLSGDLGAGKTTLTRGFVRGLGLKGAVKSPTYTLIEPYDIDGKKVYHLDLYRLGDPGELEYLGLRELLEEPAAVLIEWPERGSGWLPPADLDVRIAHEAQGRAITIEARSETGEQMLSRLADIPMEAL, encoded by the coding sequence TTGACGGGGCGAACGTTCCATCCGCAAGACGAGATCTCACAGGAGGCCGTCGGCGCGGCGCTTGCCAGGTCTTGGCGAGACGAGCGGGTTCTGATCTATCTCTCAGGCGATCTGGGCGCCGGCAAAACCACGCTGACGCGCGGTTTCGTGCGTGGTTTGGGCCTAAAGGGTGCGGTTAAAAGTCCGACATACACTCTGATCGAGCCGTATGACATTGATGGAAAAAAGGTTTATCACCTCGACCTGTACCGCTTGGGCGACCCGGGTGAACTCGAATATCTGGGGCTGCGCGAGTTGCTGGAAGAGCCGGCAGCCGTGCTGATCGAATGGCCCGAGCGGGGAAGCGGCTGGTTGCCGCCGGCCGATCTCGACGTGCGGATCGCCCATGAAGCTCAGGGGCGGGCTATCACGATTGAGGCGCGCAGCGAGACCGGCGAGCAGATGCTGTCGAGGCTAGCGGATATACCTATGGAAGCGCTCTAG
- the rsgA gene encoding small ribosomal subunit biogenesis GTPase RsgA: protein MARRRLSDQQKARIAKIQEKRRQRAGRQAEKNLAAAGAEQQRAGRVVVRHGRSLLIRSDDGRLIWGMFRANLGEVVCGDNVIWQPTANGEGVVVAVEPRSTALSRPAFNGQEKAIAANITQLVVVLATYPEPAGYLLDQYLVAAERVGVNGLICLNKIDLLDAEARIAFAGQYALYRDIGYPVVQISAKTEHGLDPLLERLRGETSILVGQSGVGKSSLINALIPDEDVLEGRLSDATGLGKHTTSAATLYQLESGGELIDSPGVRSFRLGSLSRQELERGFREFVPYLGQCRFHNCTHLNEPGCAIQAAVEQGEIAPDRLASYQHMMQASAAGG, encoded by the coding sequence ATGGCGCGCAGAAGGCTCAGCGACCAGCAGAAAGCGCGCATTGCGAAAATCCAGGAAAAACGTCGACAACGAGCCGGCAGGCAGGCCGAGAAAAACCTCGCTGCCGCCGGCGCCGAACAGCAACGTGCCGGACGCGTCGTCGTCCGGCACGGCCGCAGCCTTCTGATCCGTAGCGACGACGGTCGCCTCATCTGGGGAATGTTCCGCGCCAACCTCGGCGAGGTCGTGTGCGGCGACAATGTGATCTGGCAGCCAACGGCCAACGGCGAAGGCGTTGTGGTCGCGGTCGAGCCACGCAGCACGGCGCTGTCGCGCCCCGCCTTCAACGGCCAGGAAAAAGCCATTGCGGCGAATATCACGCAGCTCGTCGTGGTCCTCGCCACCTATCCGGAACCGGCCGGATACCTGCTCGACCAGTACCTGGTCGCCGCCGAACGCGTCGGCGTGAACGGACTGATCTGTCTGAACAAGATCGACCTGCTCGACGCCGAGGCGCGTATCGCCTTTGCCGGCCAATATGCGTTATATCGCGACATCGGTTACCCGGTTGTGCAGATCAGCGCCAAGACCGAGCACGGTCTCGATCCGCTGCTCGAAAGGCTGCGCGGAGAGACCAGCATACTGGTCGGCCAATCGGGTGTGGGCAAGTCATCGTTGATCAACGCATTGATACCCGACGAAGACGTGCTCGAAGGGCGCCTGTCCGACGCCACCGGCCTGGGCAAACACACGACCTCCGCCGCAACCCTGTACCAACTCGAAAGCGGCGGTGAGTTGATCGATTCGCCGGGGGTGCGCAGCTTTCGACTGGGTAGCCTGTCACGCCAGGAGCTCGAACGAGGGTTTCGCGAGTTCGTTCCCTATCTGGGTCAGTGCCGTTTTCACAACTGCACCCATCTCAACGAACCGGGCTGCGCCATCCAGGCCGCCGTCGAACAGGGCGAGATCGCGCCAGACAGGCTCGCCAGCTATCAGCACATGATGCAGGCCAGCGCCGCCGGCGGCTGA
- a CDS encoding EVE domain-containing protein — protein sequence MNYWLMKSEPDVFGIDHLKAMPKKTEHWDGVRNYQARNMMRDDMKKGDQVFFYHSNCDEPGIVGVMEVVREGYPDHTAFDPDAKYYDPKSDPDNPRWYMVDVKYKRHLKRNISLRELKERDDPKLADLPLLRKGNRLSIMPLTKKHWDLLLSLE from the coding sequence ATGAATTACTGGCTGATGAAATCCGAGCCCGATGTCTTCGGCATCGATCACCTCAAGGCCATGCCGAAGAAAACCGAACACTGGGATGGCGTGCGCAACTACCAGGCACGCAACATGATGCGCGACGACATGAAGAAAGGCGATCAGGTGTTCTTTTATCACTCCAACTGCGACGAACCGGGTATCGTCGGTGTGATGGAGGTTGTTCGCGAAGGTTACCCCGACCACACGGCGTTCGATCCGGATGCCAAGTACTACGACCCCAAGAGCGACCCGGACAATCCGCGCTGGTACATGGTCGACGTCAAGTACAAGCGGCACCTCAAACGCAACATCTCGCTGCGTGAACTCAAAGAGCGCGACGATCCGAAACTGGCTGACCTGCCGTTGTTACGCAAGGGCAATCGCCTGTCGATCATGCCGTTGACCAAGAAACACTGGGATCTGCTGCTGAGCCTTGAATAG
- a CDS encoding tetratricopeptide repeat protein has translation MRHFIVLLIAILTLTLSWANLTFAASLTDGENLAAQGDIQGALTIYQDLAKQHPDSAETFSHLGGMQLISQQYPAAIKSFQRAITLGDEGTGTFVGMGMAYLHMGQHGPARAAFVEAKQRGVSNPEDIDRVIEWIDKRDGGMAANHPPIGSTTH, from the coding sequence ATGCGTCACTTTATTGTTTTACTGATCGCCATCCTCACCCTGACGTTGAGCTGGGCCAACCTGACGTTCGCAGCCAGTCTGACCGATGGCGAGAATCTCGCGGCACAGGGCGATATCCAGGGTGCACTGACTATCTACCAGGATCTGGCGAAACAGCATCCTGACTCGGCGGAAACCTTCTCTCACCTCGGGGGCATGCAGCTGATCAGCCAGCAATACCCGGCCGCCATCAAGAGTTTTCAACGCGCCATAACCCTGGGCGACGAAGGCACCGGCACGTTCGTGGGTATGGGCATGGCCTACCTGCATATGGGGCAACACGGACCGGCACGCGCCGCGTTCGTCGAAGCCAAACAGCGTGGTGTCAGCAACCCGGAAGACATCGATCGCGTGATTGAATGGATCGACAAGCGAGACGGCGGCATGGCCGCTAACCACCCGCCGATAGGTTCAACTACTCACTGA
- a CDS encoding NAD(P)H-hydrate dehydratase: MTFRTLPPTDELPRALYTAEQVRGFDRIAIEQFDIPGETLMERAGAAAFELLRKKWPDAKRIAILVGTGNNGGDGFVVARLAKKAGLQVQVLQLGDPARLQGDALTNAKRWEELDGDWQAYAMISPDVDVIVDAMFGTGLERPVAGRWAEAIETINSHRSPCLAIDIPSGLHSDSGMVMGTAVRAAATISFIGLKLGLFSGDGPDHVGDVVFAGLDVPAKVFATSVLTARRVDWPKLGALLPPRRHNVHKGNFGHVLIIGGNRGMGGAARMAAEAALRVGSGLVSLATRPEHVGAVLAARPEIMVNGVEGSVGVLPLLRQADVIAIGPGLGRDDWAQALWRAALDSDRPLVVDADALHLLAAKPRRRNDWVLTPHPGEAAALLGMRTADVNAARLHAVDQMQQRFGGSVVLKGVGSLIASEGAAPPALCSDGNPGMASGGMGDVLTGVIAGLLAQGLSVRDAAEAGVCVHAAAADWTAGVAGERGLLATDLFEPLRVLINDRWRS, translated from the coding sequence ATGACCTTTCGTACCCTTCCGCCAACCGATGAACTGCCGCGCGCCCTGTACACGGCCGAACAGGTGCGGGGTTTCGATCGCATCGCGATCGAGCAGTTCGATATACCCGGCGAGACGCTGATGGAGCGCGCCGGTGCGGCCGCCTTTGAACTGCTGCGCAAGAAGTGGCCCGATGCGAAACGCATCGCGATTCTGGTTGGCACCGGCAACAATGGTGGCGACGGTTTCGTCGTTGCGCGGCTGGCCAAGAAGGCCGGCCTCCAGGTTCAGGTACTGCAGCTCGGTGACCCGGCGCGCCTGCAGGGGGATGCGCTGACCAACGCCAAGCGTTGGGAAGAGCTCGACGGCGATTGGCAGGCCTACGCAATGATCTCGCCCGACGTCGATGTGATCGTCGATGCCATGTTCGGCACGGGTCTCGAGCGCCCGGTGGCCGGGCGTTGGGCCGAAGCCATCGAGACCATCAACAGTCATCGTTCGCCGTGTCTGGCCATCGATATCCCGTCGGGCCTGCATTCGGATAGCGGCATGGTAATGGGCACCGCGGTGCGTGCTGCGGCAACGATCAGCTTCATCGGCCTCAAGCTGGGCTTGTTCAGTGGCGACGGCCCCGATCACGTGGGCGACGTCGTGTTCGCCGGTCTGGACGTGCCGGCCAAGGTATTTGCCACCAGCGTGCTGACGGCACGCCGCGTCGACTGGCCGAAACTCGGCGCGCTGCTGCCGCCGCGTCGCCACAACGTACACAAAGGTAATTTCGGCCATGTGCTGATCATCGGCGGCAATCGCGGCATGGGCGGCGCCGCGCGGATGGCGGCCGAAGCGGCGCTGCGCGTCGGCAGCGGCCTGGTCAGCCTGGCGACCCGTCCGGAACACGTCGGGGCGGTGCTGGCGGCGCGCCCCGAGATCATGGTCAACGGTGTCGAAGGTTCCGTGGGTGTGTTGCCGTTGCTGCGTCAGGCAGACGTGATTGCGATCGGACCGGGCCTGGGGCGCGACGACTGGGCCCAGGCACTGTGGCGCGCCGCGCTCGATTCCGACCGTCCTTTGGTCGTCGATGCCGATGCCTTGCACCTGCTGGCCGCCAAGCCGCGTCGGCGTAACGATTGGGTGCTGACGCCGCATCCGGGGGAGGCGGCAGCGCTGCTGGGTATGCGAACCGCGGACGTCAATGCCGCGCGCCTGCATGCGGTCGATCAAATGCAGCAGCGCTTCGGCGGCAGCGTAGTGCTCAAGGGGGTCGGCAGCCTGATCGCGAGCGAAGGTGCGGCGCCGCCGGCGTTGTGCAGCGACGGTAACCCGGGGATGGCCAGTGGCGGTATGGGCGATGTGCTGACCGGCGTCATCGCCGGCCTGCTCGCGCAAGGGCTTTCGGTGCGCGATGCGGCCGAAGCCGGGGTGTGCGTGCATGCCGCGGCAGCCGACTGGACGGCCGGCGTGGCCGGTGAGCGAGGCTTGCTGGCGACCGATCTTTTCGAACCGCTGCGCGTGCTGATCAACGATCGGTGGCGTTCTTGA